The window GCTCCCTGGGGCAGCGACACTGTGTCCCTGGAAGGCCGAGCTGTGGCAGAATGAAGCGCGGGGAGACCCCCGCAGGTTCCTGAGGGGGCTGGAGCCCGGGGCGCCGCCGCCGCTTCTGTTCGCAGCCCTGGTCTTCGGCCGCGGCCTCGCACGCTGTCCCTTGGTTTCCTTCTGCCTGTGTCAGGGGCCCCGGCTTGTCACTGAAGGAATAGTAATAATGGTGAAGAGCCACCACCGTTCCTTGACCGTTGGCTACTTACTGACTGGCCTTTGTGGAAACAAGTCATCTCCTTTATCCCTCGCAGCCATCCCAGGAGCAAGTACTCATGTGTCCGTTTTATAGTTGAGGAAGGAGGTGATTGAGGTGCCTGCGCCAACCCTCCTGGGGTTCCACAGCCTTTCAGAGATGGCACCAGGGTAGCCTCTGTACTGTGACCGGGCCTAGAAAGCCTCTGTACTGTGACCGGGCCCAGGTCGCCGACGAGCCGGTTGTGAGGACGCGGCGGCGCGCACAGCCTCGCTGGCTGCGTCCTCGCAGAGGCTGTGGTGCGGGGGGAGCCCGGGGGCTGGCGTGTGGGGTCCACGTCCTCCGTCTGTCCCTCTGAACTGTAAATGCTTCGGTTATGGCGTCTGGAGGGGAATGTTCACGTCCTCCTGCCGTCCAGACCTTCTGGCTGAGCTCAGGCCGGAGGGTCTGCACGGTCGGATGGTGGCACCTCTGGGACAGCTTCTGCCCGGCTGTGCCCGGATGTCCACACCGTTTCCACGTACTCGCTGCCCCCGGCACGGATGAGCCCAGGGTCAGAAGTGGAGTGAATGACGCGCTGGCGGGGCTTCACTACGGGTGTGTCTTCTTGGAGTGGCATTTTACTAAGAGGCTTGAAGAGAAAAATTCTTTCAATGTTAAAACAAACCAAGTGGTAATAGGACATCAAATACAAGTTACTTGCATTTTAAACCTAAAATAAGAACTTCAAAGATGTTTCAAGCTAGTGGCAGACTTGAACAACTTGACCGACCACCTCAGGGCCGCTCCCTCTTCCCCGGTGCTTTGGGGACAAGCATGAGCAACAGTGCTGCTGAGCGTCCTGGCCGGGGTCGGAGGGAGAGGGGATGCTGGGTGCCGTGCAGGAGAGCCTGTGCCCCATCATTGTCTCCCTGAGCGCCATCCGGATGCAGGCAGGCTCGGTCTTAGTGAAGGGGCTACTCTTGTCTAGGCTGAAGCTCTGACACAGATCCTGACCCTGCAGGTATTATCGGGGGACCCACGGGGTCATTGTGGTTTATGACGTCACCAGCGCGGAGTCCTTTGTCAACGTTAAGCGGTGGCTTCATGAAATCAACCAAAACTGTGATGATGTGTGCCGAATATTAGGTGAGGCTGGGCCCCCCGGGGTGGGGACAGTGGCCTGGAGGGTGACAAGGGGGTACTCCTGCAGGGCTGGGCTGACTGTGCTTTGCCTTGAAGTGGGGAATAAGAATGACGACCCTGAGCGGAAGGTGGTGGAGACAGAAGACGCCTACAAATTCGCAGGGCAGATGGGGATCCAGTTGTTTGAGACCAGTGCCAAGGAGAATGTCAATGTGGAAGAGGTGAGGCCTGGGCCCCGGGGACGGGGGGCACGGGAGGGAGTGGGCCCCAGCTCTGTCTCACAGCTGCAACCCTCCTCTCTCCAGAGCACTTGGGTGCCTGACAAAATCTCTTAGTAACTGCCGTTTCTTGGGGCCCACTGGATGCCAGGCATCGCGCTAGGCCTTTTGCAGGTGTTAGCTTGTGTCTCAGCAGTCCTCTGACCTGAGGTTCCAAGTTGAGGTCTGTCACCCAACTTGTAAGAGGCCGAGTCACACTGAGACGCAGCCCACAGCCCAGCCACACAGGGTTCCTGCTCAGGCTTCAGCCTCACTGCCCTCCCTGGCCCCGCCCGTTACCCCTGTGTCCGCTCTCAAGGCTTTCCCTGGGGCCTTGGCCTTCCTGCAGACACCTGGTTGCTTCCCTGTGGCCTCCAGGCTTCAGGTGGACCCCTGCTGCGCGTCCCCCAGAGGCTCCTGGGGAGACGGGTCTCCCGTAGAGCTGCTGAGCTTTCGGCCAGGGGCAGCTTCCCTTCTGCTAGGCCTGCTGGGAGGTAGTTGTGAGTCTGTGGGAGAGAAGCGGGACCTTTTGCCACAAGCCTAGCAGGCCTTGCTCGTAGCTTCGCGGGAGTCCTGCCCCACAGTGTGTGGAatctggagacccagggaagccTGGATCCCCCATTGTGTCCTGGACACCCGACTGCACGGTGACAGGGAGCCCAGGTGCCTCAGAGTCAAGCTGGGATCACAACACGGGCCTTTCTGTGGGACCTTGGGCAGTGACTTCATCTCTCCAGGTTGCTACCTGTTCCTTCTATAGATCGGGGTGGGGTGAGAGTCCCTGCCTCCTGGGTTGTGAACAGTGAGTGATGCAAATTATGTCAAGTGCTTGATGCCTTAactggcagaggggaggagaggactGTGGGTTGGTGGGcatcggtggggggggggaatccaCTGGATCCTGGCACCATAAGGACGTCTTAGGGTGGGGTCTGGGGAAGGTTCTGGGGGGATGTGCAGTGACGTGGCGTGGAGTGGGCAGGCTCTGTGTCCCTCTGGCCTGTCTTCCAGGTGGTGAGGTTCTTGGTCTCTTTAGAGGAAAGCCTGGAAAATCCCTGAGATTGATTTCCCTAAGACACAGCTCTCGGGGCTTTGATGTTGTTCCTTTTTGACCTTTAGAATTGACCAGCTCCTTCTGGAAAGGGTTTGAGGACCTACGTACAAAAAGCCCTCATGAGTAGAAATAGCAAATGGGGAGTGGAGCCCAGGGCGGCGGTCAGGGCGGCGGTCGAGCCGGCGGGCAGACGTGGCTCCGCGATGGGGCTCGCCACACCGGGGCTCGCCACCGGCTCTGAGGCCCACCCGCCTCCTTCGTCCTCACAGATGTTCAACTGCATCACAGAGCTGGTCCTCCgagcaaagaaagacaacttagccaaacagcagcagcagcaacagaacGACGTGGTGAAGCTCACGAAGAACAGTAAACGAAAGAAACGCTGCTGCTAATGCCCCCCAGCCCACTGCAGAGACTGCGCTGCGGCCACTCCCCGGCCCGAGGCCCCGCGGGACTCCTCGGGGACAGTCTCAGTTTCGTGCCgttatttaaagaattctttcCACGTTTTTGTATCGGGAGGCGCCACCGTCGgcacttcctcccctcccccctgagTGCCAAGAAGGTGTTGGATGACCTGCCCTTCCCTTCTGGTGCCCCTGCCCCCTGGCCAAGGCACCTGGGCCCGGCGAGGACGCTGCGGGCCGAGCGGACTGATTAACCAGATCTGTACATAATGTATATTGCTTTAACCAGCCGCACCACCCTCGGCCTGCCCCGGCTTCCGCCTCCTTAATGCCAGCCTGCTGCAGTAGACCCTCCcgtccccgcccctccccgccccaccggGCAGCCAGCGGCTTCCTGAGGAGACAGGATCGAGTTCTAGCCACGTTTTTTTGCCAACCTGGGCCGGTGGAGCGGGTCTTCTGTGTTACTTGTTCTCCTCCAGGCCGTCGGCTTCTGTCCCTGGCACGTAGGGTCTCCCCTCTCTCTGGAGCCTGTGCCGTGTCTCTTCCCTgcccagc is drawn from Mustela lutreola isolate mMusLut2 chromosome 11, mMusLut2.pri, whole genome shotgun sequence and contains these coding sequences:
- the RAB35 gene encoding ras-related protein Rab-35 isoform X1 — protein: MARDYDHLFKLLIIGDSGVGKSSLLLRFADNTFSGSYITTIGVDFKIRTVEINGEKVKLQIWDTAGQERFRTITSTYYRGTHGVIVVYDVTSAESFVNVKRWLHEINQNCDDVCRILVGNKNDDPERKVVETEDAYKFAGQMGIQLFETSAKENVNVEEMFNCITELVLRAKKDNLAKQQQQQQNDVVKLTKNSKRKKRCC
- the RAB35 gene encoding ras-related protein Rab-35 isoform X2 — protein: MARDYDHLFKLLIIGDSGVGKSSLLLRFADNTFSGSYITTIGVDFKIRTVEINGEKVKLQIWDTAGQERFRTITSTYYRGTHGVIVVYDVTSAESFVNVKRWLHEINQNCDDVCRILDVQLHHRAGPPSKERQLSQTAAAATERRGEAHEEQ